A genome region from Drosophila simulans strain w501 chromosome 2R, Prin_Dsim_3.1, whole genome shotgun sequence includes the following:
- the LOC6739413 gene encoding probable cytochrome P450 6t3 — translation MLLIWLLLLTIVTLNFWLRHKYDYFRSRGIPHLPPSSWSPMGNLGQLLFLRISFGDLFRQLYADPRNGQAKIVGFFIFQTPALMVRDPELIRQVLIKNFNNFLNRFESADAGDPMGALTLPLAKYHHWKESRQCMSQLFTSGRMRDVMYRQMLDVAIDLEQYLNRKLGDRLERVLPLGRMCQLYTTDVTGNLFYSLNVGGLRRGRSELLTKTKELFNTNPRKVLDFMSVFFLPKWTGLLKPKVFTEDYARYMRHLVEDHHEPTKGDLINQLQHFQLSRSSNHYSQHPDFVASQAGIILLAGFETSSALMGFTLYELAKAPDIQERLRRELREAFNSTATLSYDTLMTLPYLKMVCLEALRLYPAAAFVNRECTSSASAGFSLQPHVDFVIPPGMPAYISILGLHRDERFWPEPCLFDPERFAPERSRHIHPMTYIPFGAGPHGCIGNRLGVLQLKLGIAHILKQYWVETCERTVSEIRFNPKSFMLESQDEIYLRFCRNSL, via the exons ATGCTGCTCatctggctgctgttgctcacCATTGTGACACTTAATTTTTGGTTGAGACACAAGTACGACTACTTCAGGAGTCGTGGCATTCCGCACCTGCCACCCTCCTCCTGGTCACCAATGGGCAATCTGGGACAACTTCTATTCCTGCGCATTTCTTTTGGCGATCTCTTTCGGCAGCTCTACGCCGATCCACGAAATGGTCAGGCGAAGATCGTTGGCTTCTTCATATTCCAAACGCCGGCGCTTATGGTTCGGGATCCGGAGCTAATCCGCCAGGTGTTGATTAAGAATTTCAACAACTTTCTCAACCGATTCGAATCGGCGGACGCCGGAGATCCCATGGGTGCACTGACGCTACCGCTGGCTAAGTACCATCACTGGAAGGAGAGTCGGCAGTGCATGTCCCAGCTCTTCACCAGCGGCCGTATGCGGGATGTCATGTACCGCCAAATGTTGGATGTGGCCATCGACCTGGAGCAGTACCTGAACAGGAAGCTGGGGGATCGGCTGGAGCGCGTTCTGCCACTGGGTAGAATGTGCCAGTTGTACACCACCGACGTGACGGGGAATCTCTTCTACAGCCTGAATGTCGGCGGATTGCGTCGTGGGCGATCCGAGTTGCTAACGAAAACCAAGGAACTATTTAACACCAATCCTCGCAAGGTTCTGGACTTCATGAGTGTATTCTTTCTGCCCAAGTGGACGGGTCTGCTGAAGCCCAAAGTTTTTACCGAAGACTATGCGCGCTATATGCGGCACTTGGTAGAGGATCATCACGAGCCCACCAAAGGAGATCTCATCAATCAATTGCAGCACTTTCAGTTGAGCCGCTCATCCAACCACTATTCCCAGCATCCGGACTTTGTAGCCTCGCAGGCGGGCATTATACTGCTGGCCGGATTTGAAACATCCTCAGCCCTGATGGGATTCACTCTCTATGAGCTGGCCAAGGCGCCGGATATTCAAGAACGACTGAGGAGGGAGCTACGAGAAGCCTTCAACTCCACTGCTACGCTAAGCTATGACACCCTGATGACTCTGCCCTATCTCAAAATGGTGTGTTTGGAGGCACTGCGTCTCTATCCGGCTGCTGCTTTCGTCAACAGAGAGTGCACCAGTTCAGCATCCGCGGGATTCTCTCTGCAGCCACATGTGGATTTCGTAATTCCACCAGGGATGCCAGCATACATCTCAATACTCGGCCTCCATCGCGATGAAAGG TTTTGGCCGGAGCCCTGCCTCTTTGATCCCGAGAGATTCGCTCCGGAGCGGTCCAGGCACATTCACCCGATGACCTACATACCCTTTGGAGCTGGTCCACATGGCTGCATTGGTAATCGCCTGGGCGTCCTCCAACTGAAACTGGGCATAGCGcacattttaaaacaatattggGTTGAGACTTGCGAGCGAACAGTGTCGGAGATTCGCTTCAATCCAAAGTCCTTCATGTTGGAGTCTCAGGATGAGATATACCTAAGATTCTGCAGGAATAGTTTGTAG
- the LOC27206327 gene encoding cytochrome P450 6g1, which translates to MVLTEVLFVVVAALVALYTWFQRNHSYWQRKGIPYIPPTPIIGNTKVVFKMENSFGMHLSEIYNDPRLKDEAVVGIYSMNKPGLVIRDIELIKSILIKDFNRFHNRYARCDPHGDPLGYNNLFFVRDTHWKDIRTKLTPVFTSGKVKQMYTLMQEIGNDLELALQRHGEKNSGNFITEIKEICAQFSTDSIATIAFGIRANSLQNPNAEFRNYGRKLFTFTVGRAKDFFVAFFLPKLVSLMRIQFFTPDFSHFMRSTIGHVMEERERSGLLRNDLIDVLVSLRKEAAAEPSKPHYAKNQDFLVAQAGVFFTAGFETSSSTMSFALYELAKHPEMQQRLREEINEALVEGGGSLSYEKIQSLEYLAMVVDEVLRMYPVLPFLDREYESVQGQPDLSLKPFYDYTLENGTPVFIPIYALHHDPKYWTNPRQFDPERFSPANRKNIVAMAYQPFGSGPHNCIGSRIGLLQSKLGLVSLLKNHSVRSCEATMKDMKFDPKGFVLQADGGIHLEVVNDRLYEQSAPSIQ; encoded by the exons ATGGTGTTGACCGAGGTCCTATTCGTAGTGGTCGCCGCCCTGGTGGCGCTGTACACCTGGTTCCAGCGCAACCATAGCTATTGGCAGCGCAAGGGCATACCCTATATCCCGCCCACGCCGATCATTGGCAACACCAAGGTGGTCTTCAAGATGGAGAACTCCTTTGGCATGCACCTGTCGGAGATTTACAACGATCCGCGGCTGAAGGACGAGGCTGTGGTGGGCATCTACTCCATGAACAAGCCCGGCTTGGTTATACGCGACATAGAGCTGATCAAATCCATTCTGATCAAGGATTTCAATCGGTTCCACAACCGATACGCCCGCTGTGATCCCCATGGCGATCCCTTGGGCTATAATAACTTGTTCTTCGTCAGGGATACCCATTGGAAAGACATTCGCACCAAGCTCACTCCCGTTTTCACCAGCGGCAAGGTCAAGCAGATGTATACCCTGATGCAGGAG ATTGGAAACGATCTGGAGCTGGCACTGCAGAGGCATGGCGAGAAGAACTCGGGGAATTTCATTACGGAGATTAAGGAGATCTGCGCCCAGTTCTCCACGGACAGCATAGCCACGATTGCATTTGGCATCCGTGCCAACAGCCTGCAGAATCCCAACGCGGAGTTTCGTAACTACGGACGCAAGCTGTTCACCTTCACCGTAGGCCGTGCCAAGGACTTCTTCGTGGCCTTCTTCCTACCCAAGCTGGTGTCGCTGATGCGCATCCAGTTCTTCACGCCGGACTTCTCCCACTTCATGCGCAGCACCATTGGCCACGTTATGGAGGAGCGAGAGCGATCGGGCCTGCTCCGCAATGATCTGATTGATGTCTTGGTGAGTCTGCGCAAAGAGGCGGCTGCCGAGCCTTCGAAGCCTCACTATGCCAAGAACCAGGACTTCCTGGTGGCCCAGGCAGGCGTGTTCTTTACGGCGGGATTCGAGACCTCCTCCTCGACCATGTCCTTTGCCCTGTACGAGCTGGCCAAGCATCCAGAGATGCAGCAACGCCTGCGCGAGGAGATCAACGAAGCTTTGGTGGAGGGCGGTGGGTCATTGAGCTACGAGAAGATCCAGTCCCTGGAGTATCTGGCCATGGTGGTGGACGAGGTGCTGCGCATGTATCCGGTGCTGCCGTTCCTGGACCGCGAGTACGAGAGTGTGCAGGGACAGCCGGACTTGAGTCTGAAGCCGTTCTACGACTATACTCTCGAGAACGGAACCCCTGTGTTCATACCCATCTATGCACTGCATCATGATCCAAAG TACTGGACCAATCCCCGCCAGTTCGATCCGGAGCGCTTCTCACCCGCGAACCGCAAGAACATAGTGGCCATGGCATATCAACCCTTCGGATCTGGGCCACACAACTGCATTGGCAGCCGGATTGGCCTGCTCCAGAGCAAACTGGGCCTGGTCAGCCTGCTGAAGAATCACTCGGTGCGCAGCTGCGAGGCCACCATGAAGGACATGAAATTCGATCCCAAGGGTTTCGTGCTCCAGGCGGATGGTGGCATCCATTTGGAGGTAGTCAACGATCGCCTCTACGAGCAGAGTGCTCCATCGATCCAATGA
- the LOC6739414 gene encoding probable cytochrome P450 6g2 has translation MELVLLILVGSLIGIAFLALQQHYSYWRRMGVREIRPKWIVGNLMGLLNMRMSPAEFICQLYNHPDAEKEPFVGIHVFHKPALLLRDPEMVRNILVKDFAGFSNRYSNSDPKSDPLGSQNIFFLKNPAWKEVRLKLSPFFTGNRLKQMFPLIEEVGASLDAHLRQQPLHNERMRCFDLEAKELCALYTTDVIATVAYGVSANSFTDPKCEFRRHGRSVFEFNLRRAAEITLVFFLPHLVPLLRFKVVPAEATLFLRKTINYVMSEREKSGQKRNDLIDILIEFRRSTQMAKESGIKDQFVFEGDILVAQAVLFFTAGFESSSSTMAFAMYELAKDADVQQRLREEIKDALVESGGQVTLKMIESLEFMQLILLEVLRMYPPLPFLDRECTSGKDYSLAPFHNKFVVPKGMPVYIPCYALHMDPQYFPQPRKFVPERFSPENRKLHTPYTYMPFGLGPHGCIGERFGYLQAKVGLVYLLRNHMITASERTPHRLQLEPKAIITQAKGGIHLRLVRDPLGI, from the exons ATGGAACTGGTACTGTTGATCCTCGTGGGATCCCTAATAGGGATTGCCTTTctggcgctgcagcagcattaCTCCTATTGGCGGCGAATGGGAGTACGTGAAATCAGGCCCAAATGGATAGTGGGCAACCTGATGGGACTGCTCAACATGCGGATGAGTCCCGCGGAATTTATATGCCAATTGTATAATCATCCCGATGCGGAAAAAGAACCCTTCGTGGGCATCCATGTGTTCCACAAGCCGGCGCTGCTTTTGAGAGACCCCGAAATGGTGAGAAATATCCTGGTCAAGGACTTCGCTGGATTCTCCAACCGGTACTCAAACTCCGACCCTAAGAGCGATCCTTTGGGATCCCAGAACATATTCTTCCTGAAGAATCCCGCCTGGAAGGAGGTGCGTTTGAAGCTATCGCCCTTCTTCACCGGCAATCGACTGAAGCAGATGTTTCCCCTGATCGAGGAGGTGGGCGCCAGCTTGGATGCCCATCTCCGCCAGCAGCCGCTGCACAACGAGCGGATGCGCTGCTTCGACTTGGAGGCCAAGGAGCTGTGTGCTCTCTACACCACGGATGTGATAGCCACAGTGGCGTACGGAGTGAGTGCGAACAGTTTCACGGATCCGAAGTGCGAGTTCCGCCGCCATGGACGATCTGTGTTCGAGTTTAACCTGCGGCGTGCGGCGGAGATCACTCTGGTGTTTTTCCTGCCCCACCTGGTTCCGTTACTTAGGTTCAAGGTGGTGCCGGCGGAGGCCACTCTTTTCCTGCGCAAGACCATCAACTATGTGATGTCGGAGCGAGAGAAGTCCGGACAGAAACGCAACGATCTCATCGACATTCTCATTGAGTTCCGTAGGAGCACGCAGATGGCGAAGGAATCGGGGATCAAGGATCAATTTGTGTTCGAGGGCGACATCCTGGTTGCCCAGGCTGTACTCTTCTTCACTGCCGGCTTtgagtcctcctcctcgaccaTGGCATTCGCGATGTACGAGTTGGCCAAGGATGCGGACGTACAGCAGCGCCTGCGCGAGGAGATCAAAGACGCACTGGTCGAAAGTGGGGGTCAGGTGACGCTAAAGATGATCGAGTCACTGGAGTTCATGCAATTGATTCTGCTGGAGGTGCTGCGCATGTATCCGCCACTGCCGTTTTTGGATCGCGAGTGCACTTCTGGGAAGGATTACTCGCTGGCGCCGTTCCACAACAAGTTCGTGGTGCCCAAGGGCATGCCCGTTTACATACCCTGCTATGCCCTGCACATGGATCCCCAG TACTTTCCTCAACCGCGAAAATTCGTGCCTGAAAGATTCTCCCCCGAGAATCGCAAGCTCCACACGCCCTACACCTACATGCCCTTCGGCCTGGGTCCGCATGGCTGCATCGGCGAACGTTTTGGTTATCTCCAGGCGAAGGTGGGTCTGGTTTACCTGCTGCGCAACCACATGATAACCGCCTCGGAGCGCACACCCCACCGCTTGCAGCTGGAGCCCAAGGCCATCATTACCCAAGCCAAGGGCGGCATTCACCTTAGACTGGTTCGCGATCCTTTGGGCATCTAA
- the LOC6734099 gene encoding proteasome-associated protein ECM29 homolog gives METGPNAEIELLERVLLRLGNADSDEKLEAAVGKFLTPVILKMNSPHNAVRTKVVEVLTHIKRRLSSRGHVQIPVEALLDQYAAQDSSTFLKNFAIIFITMGFPRLAVEQQTALASKVVGCEDKLESYQDKLFALLLPILSDIKIPDDPEQRSKLLDLQDKPAICANFLALLQDVLLLPYGITQEQDVPPGLSPYSFTRVIAYNWRAEELEKVKKGIVRFLCASVFSDLQIFVPLVVASADTRFSVATPAITELSKLCTMLDFSNPAVTAPLYTLFAGNQSKLTDRQTRPCCARVRQKLLQYLIKCRGKSINVTKGLQVTFDGFFGTNTNQKCKVLALQFMELVLREGPRELVSKVSKVILTGITKIIGRDSNEPNDVQNAAYSALAQHARSFPQDVSQDLKLVLGYFNNLASCAPELHSSIREALVSMAPAFAWKTKEKSDAMEVDEHVDSSSVKLDGQQHLLLAMLLDNAESKVQIVQNVTSVFLTSCYPEYYAPARYLLLLIAGERNSLRENVTTYLYGTSKKDHVNYSMLSSIDQAKNRISSESISDFNHLSLEQRRVLLPSFEVMMSHVHEMADKRLKKNTACVVVGRTKLPYSLEVYEEILDYLRLCLWYSAGVVAAPGDEKYTHELRKYITLHYDDTEDNALHKYMQFVQRSVEAKRSESNLICLYDLLNAAPELFAAKQLHLLEPLGNTLKDVSETMRINVAQVYGILWAFGLSDEKFDEEVGECLNSLTQKTLEHKHGWLLVVGHTFNRKIAMLKQENKTKDFAAWPQFVNAVKIISKSLCESQWLLVSAAVKCISMIGKAVEIPNVPVEIQVPSNDGDDDEEMTEYTSIDSSTKLVIFGVVFQLLRSSSARQKIREDSARCLGYLAIGDGEHFTKRNLEKFLALTKINKDAALNIAISEAIVNTLCGYDVNKGPPDEKFVNKHCNDGDFDHFLNSLIRLVTDPNPHSRQAISVWLLAVVKHCSQRPAVLAKKELLQFAFTELLSDDSEFVQDVASRGLGLVYSLSDSGSQSDLANSLLDQLIGGKRKVNQVSPDTELFAEGMLGKTPTGGNITTYKELCSLASDLNQPDMIYQFMQLANHNATWTSKLGAAFGLKTLSAESRQKMQPYLGKIIPRLYRYKYDPTPKIQNSMISIWDTIVTDSKEVTERYYWEILRELLDNLTCKEWRVRIACCLAVRDLLKRPNGLKLRSEEQVRRALPANSMEVDEVPEPELKELWFQLFRVMDDIHEGTRVAANGTASFLGKLCVIASSSDHGKSGTAVASSTLPFLLETGVGHKVPEIRRVSIKTISDMIDSSGALIAPHLATLIPCLLRATGELENTKLSYVSTRLGADNEAQEAVDTLRAEAAKSLHTMETIGKCVRYIDYNVLEKMTPEVLELMKGSVNLGTKIGCAHFVCLISIRLGKEMTPLVGKYIRACFVGIKDRNATVRKYNASAIGHLLGLAKEQSIKSLFTKLEELYAEQPGNRSIALTIQSINKRHHELLKDYMDSMLPLIFFAMHEEPNEETKSNVELWKDLWNDVSPGDAGIRLNLNVIIPKLESSLTDASWSRKAQAANAIQTIATRLSSSLDEPDRLRLIKLLLSGLQGRTFEGKERLLQALARLTKGLDRNHQICSSIIDAAMREARKREPVYRTMALASLGEILDQLEADRFEEVYNMSWNLLEKKELRKESDDEDEPSTSQELSADERNKRAQTLNRLKEVVWETLGKSWPRHSIETQHRYQLFFAENCTSILAESTRPVQVSLLAALTKYIERLHVFDESAQLPDLPQINQEKKIKTEDLAPKTREAIVEKICTDVLAAVALAAGVPHSGLKKEALNIVLMLIKRLSGNGNQQPLRLIKQSFESNLEKFQRDSAPEIRCRIKDIEEKLSKLNAQN, from the exons ATGGAAACTGGACCGAATGCAGAAATtg AGCTTCTGGAGCGCGTCCTGTTGCGTCTGGGTAATGCGGACTCGGATGAAAAGCTGGAAGCCGCTGTGGGCAAGTTCCTGACCCCGGTGATCCTCAAAATGAACTCGCCACACAATGCGGTGCGCACGAAG GTCGTAGAAGTGCTCACCCATATCAAAAGGCGGCTCTCGTCGCGCGGACATGTGCAAATACCCGTGGAGGCACTGCTGGATCAGTATGCCGCCCAGGATAGCAGCACCTTCCTCAAGAACTTCGCCATCATATTCATTACTATGGGCTTTCCGCGCCTGGCGGTGGAACAACAGACTGCGCTGGCCAGCAAAGTGGTGGGCTGCGAGGACAAGCTGGAGAGCTACCAGGACAAGCTGTTCGCCCTGCTGCTGCCCATACTGTCGGACATAAAGATTCCCGACGACCCGGAGCAGCGCTCAAAGCTACTTGATCTGCAGGACAAGCCAGCCATCTGTGCAAACTTTCTGGCACTGCTCCAGGATGTGCTCCTTCTGCCCTATGGCATCACTCAGGAACAGGATGTGCCTCCGGGTCTGAGCCCGTACAGTTTTACGCGCGTCATCGCCTACAATTGGCGGGCCGAGGAGCTGGAAAAGGTCAAGAAGGGAATAGTTCGTTTCCTGTGCGCCAGTGTCTTTAGTGATTTGCAGATCTTCGTGCCACTGGTGGTGGCTTCCGCGGACACACGTTTCAGCGTAGCCACTCCAGCAATCACAGAGCTGAGCAAGCTCTGTACAATGCTGGATTTCAGCAACCCAGCGGTGACTGCCCCGTTGTACACTCTGTTCGCTGGCAACCAAAGCAAGTTAACTGACCGCCAGACACGTCCCTGCTGCGCCCGAGTGCGCCAAAAATTGCTGCAGTACCTCATCAAGTGCCGTGGCAAAAGCATTAACGTCACCAAGGGCCTGCAAGTGACCTTTGATGGCTTCTTCGGCACAAACACCAACCAGAAGTGCAAGGTCCTGGCGCTTCAGTTTATGGAACTGGTCCTCAGAGA GGGTCCCCGCGAACTGGTCTCGAAGGTTTCCAAGGTAATACTTACCGGCATCACCAAAATCATTGGACGCGACTCCAACGAACCGAATGATGTGCAAAATGCAGCATATTCCGCTTTGGCGCAACACGCTCGCAGTTTTCCGCAAGACGTAAGCCAGGATCTGAAACTAGTCCTTGGGTACTTCAACAACCTGGCCAGCTGTGCACCAGAATTGCATTCATCCATAAGGGAAGCATTGGTTTCGATGGCTCCCGCATTCGCTTGGAAGACCAAGGAAAAGAGCGATGCAATGGAGGTGGATGAGCATGTCGATTCCTCAAGCGTGAAACTGGATGGCCAACAGCACCTGCTATTGGCCATGCTGCTGGACAATGCGGAGTCCAAGGTGCAGATCGTGCAGAATGTGACCAGTGTTTTCCTCACCAGCTGCTATCCGGAGTACTATGCACCAGCCAGATACCTTTTGCTACTCATCGCAGGGGAGCG AAACTCCCTACGCGAGAATGTGACCACTTACTTGTACGGCACCTCGAAGAAGGATCACGTAAATTACAGCATGCTCTCTTCCATCGATCAGGCTAAGAACCGCATAAGCAGCGAATCTATCAGTGACTTCAACCACCTGTCCCTGGAGCAGCGTAGAGTTCTGCTACCCAGCTTCGAGGTGATGATGTCGCACGTCCATGAGATGGCCGACAAACGCCTAAAAAAGAACACTGCCTGCGTGGTAGTTGGCCGTACTAAGCTGCCCTACAGCCTGGAGGTCTACGAGGAGATTCTAGATTATCTGCGTCTGTGCCTGTGGTACTCGGCTGGAGTAGTTGCTGCTCCCGGTGACGAAAAGTACACCCATGAGCTGCGCAAGTACATAACCTTGCATTACGATGATACGGAGGATAATGCACTCCATAAATATATGCAGTTTGTGCAGCGAAGCGTGGAGGCCAAGAGAA GCGAATCCAATCTCATTTGCCTGTATGATCTGTTGAATGCCGCTCCGGAACTCTTTGCTGCTAagcagctgcatctgctggAACCACTGGGCAACACTTTGAAGGATGTATCCGAGACTATGCGTATCAATGTGGCTCAAGTCTATGGTATTCTCTGGGCTTTTGGTCTCTCCGATGAAAAATTCGATGAAGAAGTGGGTGAATGCCTGAATAGCCTAACACAAAAAACATTGGAGCACAAGCATGGCTGGCTTCTTGTGGTGGGTCACACCTTCAATCGCAAAATTGCTATGCTTAAGCAAGAGAATAAGACCAAGGACTTTGCTGCCTGGCCGCAGTTTGTTAATGCGGTAAAAATAATCT CAAAATCCCTCTGTGAATCCCAATGGTTGCTGGTGTCGGCAGCAGTGAAATGCATCTCCATGATCGGCAAGGCTGTGGAAATACCAAACGTCCCCGTGGAGATCCAGGTTCCATCCAACGATGGAGACGACGACGAGGAAATGACCGAGTATACGAGCATAGATTCCTCGACAAAGCTTGTTATCTTTGGCGTCGTCTTTCAATTACTGCGAAGCTCCTCAGCGCGTCAGAAGATTCGTGAGGACTCAGCCAGATGTCTCGGATATCTGGCCATTGGCGACGGCGAACACTTCACCAAGCGCAACTTGGAGAAGTTTCTTGCCCTGACCAAGATTAATAAGGATGCTGCTCTAAACATAGCCATTTCGGAAGCGATCGTAAACACACTTTGTGGCTATGATGTGAACAAGGGGCCACCCGATGAGAAGTTTGTTAATAAGCACTGCAACGATGGCGACTTTGATCATTTCCTGAACTCGCTAATACGTCTGGTCACCGATCCCAATCCGCATTCCCGTCAGGCCATATCCGTGTGGCTTCTAGCTGTGGTGAAGCACTGCAGCCAACGTCCAGCTgtattggccaaaaaagaactGTTGCAGTTCGCTTTCACCGAACTTCTTTCAGATGATAGCG AGTTTGTTCAGGACGTGGCTTCCCGGGGCCTGGGACTGGTCTACTCGCTATCGGATTCTGGAAGCCAAAGTGATTTGGCAAACTCGCTGTTGGATCAACTGATTGGAGGAAAACGAAAGGTCAATCAAGTATCCCCAGACACTGAACTCTTTGCAGAAGGAATGCTGGGTAAAACTCCAACGGGAGGCAACATCACTACCTACAAGGAGCTGTGCTCCCTGGCGTCCGATCTCAATCAGCCGGACATGATCTATCAGTTCATGCAGCTGGCCAATCATAATGCCACATGGACCAGCAAACTGGGTGCTGCTTTTGGATTGAAAACCCTCTCTGCCGAGTCCAGGCAGAAGATGCAGCCATATCTGGGCAAGATCATTCCGCGCCTCTATCGGTACAAGTACGATCCCACACCCAAAATTCAGAACTCGATGATCTCCATCTGGGATACAATTGTGACTGACTCAAAGGAAGTGACCGAGCGTTACTACTGGGAAATATTGCGTGAGCTGCTGGACAATCTCACTTGCAAGGAGTGGCGAGTGCGAATCGCCTGCTGCCTGGCAGTAAGGGATCTCCTGAAGCGTCCCAACGGTCTTAAGCTACGCTCGGAGGAGCAGGTTCGTCGTGCTCTCCCCGCTAACAGTATGGAAGTGGATGAGGTTCCTGAGCCGGAGCTGAAAGAGCTATGGTTCCAACTGTTTCGTGTGATGGATGACATTCATGAGGGCACACGGGTCGCTGCAAACGGAACTGCCTCATTCCTCGGCAAGCTGTGTGTCATCGCATCGTCGTCGGATCATGGCAAATCCGGGACAGCCGTAGCATCATCGACATTGCCATTTTTGCTAGAAACCGGAGTGGGTCACAAGGTGCCCGAGATACGTAGAGTTAGCATCAAGACCATCTCCGACATGATTGATTCCTCGGGAGCGCTCATTGCCCCGCATCTCGCCACCCTGATACCCTGCCTGTTACGAGCCACTGGCGAGTTGGAGAACACTAAGCTCTCCTACGTATCCACTCGCTTGGGTGCGGACAATGAGGCCCAGGAGGCGGTGGATACGCTACGAGCGGAGGCTGCCAAGTCGCTTCATACCATGGAAACCATTGGGAAGTGTGTGCGTTATATAGACTATAACGTTTTGGAGAAGATGACGCCCGAAGTGCTGGAGCTCATGAAGGGTAGTGTCAACCTCGGAACCAAGATTGGCTGTgcgcattttgtttgtctg attAGCATTCGCTTAGGCAAGGAGATGACACCTTTGGTGGGAAAATACATTCGTGCCTGCTTTGTGGGCATCAAGGATCGCAACGCCACTGTGCGCAAGTACAACGCTAGTGCCATTGGCCACCTGTTGGGCTTGGCGAAAGAGCAGTCGATCAAAAGTCTATTCACTAAGCTGGAAGAGTTGTATGCCGAGCAGCCAGGAAATCGCTCCATTGCACTTACCATTCAGTCCATTAACAAGCGTCACCATGAACTACTCAAGGACTACATGGACAGTATGTTGCCGCTGATCTTCTTTGCCATGCATGAAGAGCCCAATGAAGAGACGAAATCTAATGTCGAGCTGTGGAAGGATCTGTGGAACGACGTTAGCCCAGGTGACGCGGGCATCCGTCTCAATCTAAATGTGATTATACCCAAACTGGAGTCATCTCTCACCGATGCCAGCTGGTCGCGTAAAGCGCAGGCAGCGAATGCGATCCAAACGATAGCCACTCGCCTAAGTAGCTCCTTGGATGAGCCCGACCGACTGAGGCTGATCAAACTGCTCCTAAGCGGTCTGCAAGGACGCACTTTTGAGGGCAAAGAGCGGCTGTTACAAGCTTTGGCCAGACTCACCAAAGGATTGGATCGGAACCATCAAATCTGTTCCAGCATCATCGACGCCGCCATGAGGGAAGCAAGAAAGAGGGAACCCGTTTATCGCACCATGGCCCTGGCTTCTCTCGGCGAAATTCTCGATCAACTGGAGGCGGATCGCTTTGAAGAAGTGTACAACATGAGCTGGAACCTGCTGGAAAAGAAGGAGCTGCGCAAGGAGtccgacgacgaggacgagccCAGCACCAGTCAGGAACTGTCTGCCGACGAGCGCAACAAGCGGGCTCAAACACTCAATCGACTAAAGGAGGTTGTGTGGGAGACACTGGGCAAATCATGGCCGCGTCACTCCATCGAGACGCAGCACCGCTACCAACTCTTCTTTGCCGAAAACTGTACGAGCATTCTGGCGGAGAGCACTCGCCCAGTGCAGGTCAGTCTGCTGGCAGCACTCACCAAGTATATCGAACGGCTCCATGTCTTCGATGAGTCTGCTCAATTGCCCGATCTGCCGCAGATAAACCAGGAGAAGAAGATCAAGACAGAGGATCTGGCGCCAAAAACCCGAGAGGCCATTGTCGAAAAGATTTGCACAGATGTTTTGGCTGCAGTTGCTCTTGCCGCTGGAGTTCCACATTCCGGTTTGAAAAAGGAGGCGCTCAACATCGTTCTTATGCTGATCAAGCGGCTGAGTGGAAACGGGAACCAGCAGCCACTGAGGTTGATCAAGCAGAGCTTTGAATCGAATTTGGAAAAGTTCCAGCGCGATTCGGCGCCGGAAATCCGGTGTCGCATCAAGGACATCGAAGAGAAGCTAAGCAAGTTGAATGCACAGAATTAA
- the LOC6739403 gene encoding small nuclear ribonucleoprotein F produces MSAGMPINPKPFLNGLTGKPVLVKLKWGQEYKGFLVSVDGYMNMQLANTEEVIEGSVTGNLGEVLIRCNNVLYIKGMEDDDEEGEMRD; encoded by the coding sequence aTGTCGGCTGGTATGCCCATCAACCCCAAGCCCTTCCTGAACGGCCTGACGGGAAAACCGGTGCTGGTGAAGCTGAAGTGGGGCCAGGAGTACAAGGGCTTCCTGGTCTCCGTCGACGGCTACATGAACATGCAGCTGGCGAACACGGAGGAAGTGATCGAGGGCTCCGTGACTGGTAATCTTGGCGAGGTGCTCATCCGCTGCAACAACGTGCTGTATATCAAGGGCatggaggacgacgacgaggagggcGAGATGCGCGACTAG